In Synergistaceae bacterium, a single genomic region encodes these proteins:
- a CDS encoding transposase, with translation ICSQCGHKMDSMPLNIRQWICPSCGAQHQRDVNAARNLEKMAVSSTVTACGEMAQQGRSVKQELNAIPA, from the coding sequence ATTTGTTCCCAATGCGGTCACAAAATGGATTCAATGCCGTTGAATATTCGTCAATGGATATGTCCTTCCTGCGGTGCACAACATCAAAGAGATGTGAACGCAGCCAGAAATTTAGAAAAAATGGCCGTCAGTTCGACGGTGACAGCCTGTGGAGAGATGGCGCAACAAGGTCGCTCTGTGAAGCAGGAACTTAACGCTATACCTGCATAG